A region of the Microcystis aeruginosa FD4 genome:
ATTAGGCGATAACATCAAACCATACTCAAACCAAGCATAGGGCTTCAAACCCTGCCGTAAAGATTCCTTAACCGCTGCCCTCCAAGGATTGATCAACGGCGGCACAAACAACCAATTCGTCGGACGTTGGGAAGTCGGATAAAGTGTTCCCCCAAACCCATAAACACTAAAATATACCCGGTCATAACCCGATTGCGAAAGATGATTTAACACCTCATCTAAAGACGTAGTGTGATGTAACAATATCGTGCCAATATTGGTTAACCAAACCCCCTTCATCTGCTCATTTTCCACCGCCTTTCGGGGAGCCGCTCGGTGAGTAACCAACAACAAAAAAGCCACTCCAGCAACAATCCCAAACCTCTTTAGGTACTTGCTAAATTTAACCATGATTGCCGACCAACCCCACCAAGATATTTGATAATAGTATTATTGTAGTCCGATTTTTGATATTCAGTTCATCATCAGCAAGCCCTATTTAGGGTTTGCTGAAAAAGTTTTTCGTGGGGGTAGGGTGTGGGGTGTAGGGTGTGGGGTGTAGGGTTTTACCGATTTTGAGGGTGTCAATTATCTAATTTTCAGGGAAAAAGTATCTGAATTTTCCCCCCGAACACTCCCATATCCGGTACTTTTTGATTGACAAAAAGTCTAAAAGTCTTACCCAACAAGGTTTTTAGATTTATTCAGCAAGCCCTATTTAGTTATACCAAATCCGGTTATTAAAAACTGATTATCAGTGAATTGGAAGATATATATCGGGTGTATTAGGCTGCCCTAACACACCCAGAAAAGATTTTAGGGAAAATTAACCGACTACACAGAGAATATCCGATGCGTGACTAGCGGTATTCACTTTGTCATCCACATGGCTAATTTTGCCTTCTGCATCGATGATATAGGTGACGCGCTTAGAATAGCCACCACCATCGACATCATAAGCTTTGGTGATAGCACCATTGGTATCTACTAGCAATTGGAAGGGTAGGCCGTATTTTTCTTTAAATTGTGCATGGGAACCCTGGTCATCCCTGCTCACCCCGAAGACTACTATTTCCTTGTCTTGGTATTGTTCGTAGTTATCCCGGAAGCTTTGCGCTTGCTTGGTGCAGCCAGGGGTGTCATCTTTGGGATAGAAGTATAAAACTACGACTTTACCTTGAAAATCCGACAGGGAAACGGTTTTTCCAGTATCGTCGGTGGTGGTAAAGTTCGGCGCGATTGTTCCAACGGTTAAAGCCATAACTCCGATTCCTTTACAAAAGTTAATCTATATTGATCATAAGGGATTAGGGTCAAAAACAGGGTGATGGGGTGATGGGGAAGTGGGATGATGGGGAAGTGGGATGATGGGGAAGTGGGGGTTCCAGCATTTGTACTACTATTTTCCACGGGCAGTTTAAATACAGTACAGCTGAGAAGACGAACAACAAACCTCCAGAATTTGTCCTAGGATAATATTTGTCAGCTAAGAGGGGGATAATATGGGGCGATTCTGGTTAAAGGTGAGAACTTTTGGGCAAAATATCTTAATCGGTTTAGGTTTAGTCCTATTAATCGGTTTTTATCACAGTATCAGTGCCAAATCTACCTCATTGATGATTGTTTATCCCCCCGATAATCATCAAACCACGGCCTCTAGAATCTTTTTTATTGGTTCTGCTCCTCCATCGGGTCAAGTTTTGCTCAATAATCAACCGATTCAACGCAGTGCTAAAGGATATTTTGCCCCTAGTTTCCCCCTACAAGTTGGCGAAAATAATTTCACTATTCGCTATCAAAACCAAACTATTAATCGTCAAGTAATTCGTCGAGATACTCAAGCAGTTATTCCCCAAGGATTAGCTTTTGCTGATAACTCTCTCAGTCCTTCTGTCCATAAGACGAGGTTAGTGGGGGAATGGATTTGTTTTAGTGCGATTGCCACTCCCCAAGCTCAGGTTTCTGTGCAGTTAGGAGATAAAATACTGCCTCTTTTACCCCAACCTCAAACCACAAAACTGCCTAGTAATGCCGCAGTTTTAACTAATCTTAATCAAGCGAATTCCGAGGATAAGACTGGTTACTATCGAGGTTGTCAACAGTTTCAGCAAGAGGCTAACTTAGGAAAACCTATTTTTACAGCACAATTAAATAATCGCTCAATTAGCCAACCAGGTCAAGGAGAAATTAACATTATTAGCGATCAAAATTTACCAGTGATTGAAATTATAGTTGCGGAAGGGGTAGCGCGCACGGGGCCGGGTAGTGATTATTCCCGTTTAACTCCTTTACCCCAAGGCACGAAAGCGAGAGTCACTGGGAAAGAAGGGGATTGGTTGCGGTTAGATTATGGTGGTTGGATTTTAGAGCGAGAAACCCGTTTAATAGTTAATGAGGTCTTAGACAATGCTAATATTCGTGGTCTCTCTTCTCGCAGTATCAATCAAGCAACAGAAATTATTTTCCCCCTCTCCCATCCTGTACCCATCGCCGTGGCACAAGAAGATGATAAATTTATTTTGACTCTTTATAATACCATTGCCCAAACCGATACAATTTTTCTGGTGGATAATCCTTTAATCAGACGTTTAGATTGGCGACAAATCAACCCGACCACGATAGAATACACTCTTAATCTTAATCAAAAACAACAGTGGGGTTATAGTCTTCGTTACCAGGGGACAAATTTAATCTTAACCCTGCGTCATTCCCCAGAAAAAAGTGATAATTTACAGGGCAAAGTTATTTTATTAGATCCTGGACACGGAGGCAAAGAAACCGGTGCTGTCGGTCCGACGGGTTACACGGAAAAAGAGATTAATTTGCTTATGTCTAAATTAATTAAACGGGAGTTAGAAAAATTGGGGGCAACAGTTTATTTAACCAGAGAAACGGACATCGATCTATCCCTACCAGCACGGGTAGAGATGATTAATAATCTGCAACCAAACCTAGCGCTATCAGTTCACTATAATGCTTTGCCTGATGATGGAGATGCCTTAAATACTCAAGGAATTGGCATATTTTGGTATCATAGCCAAGCACATAAT
Encoded here:
- a CDS encoding N-acetylmuramoyl-L-alanine amidase, producing the protein MGRFWLKVRTFGQNILIGLGLVLLIGFYHSISAKSTSLMIVYPPDNHQTTASRIFFIGSAPPSGQVLLNNQPIQRSAKGYFAPSFPLQVGENNFTIRYQNQTINRQVIRRDTQAVIPQGLAFADNSLSPSVHKTRLVGEWICFSAIATPQAQVSVQLGDKILPLLPQPQTTKLPSNAAVLTNLNQANSEDKTGYYRGCQQFQQEANLGKPIFTAQLNNRSISQPGQGEINIISDQNLPVIEIIVAEGVARTGPGSDYSRLTPLPQGTKARVTGKEGDWLRLDYGGWILERETRLIVNEVLDNANIRGLSSRSINQATEIIFPLSHPVPIAVAQEDDKFILTLYNTIAQTDTIFLVDNPLIRRLDWRQINPTTIEYTLNLNQKQQWGYSLRYQGTNLILTLRHSPEKSDNLQGKVILLDPGHGGKETGAVGPTGYTEKEINLLMSKLIKRELEKLGATVYLTRETDIDLSLPARVEMINNLQPNLALSVHYNALPDDGDALNTQGIGIFWYHSQAHNLSVFLHDYLTKNLHRPSYGVFWNNLALTRPYSSPSLLLELGFMSNPQEFEWITDTQAQKQLARVLATGISQWFQQSGVIASS
- a CDS encoding peroxiredoxin; this translates as MALTVGTIAPNFTTTDDTGKTVSLSDFQGKVVVLYFYPKDDTPGCTKQAQSFRDNYEQYQDKEIVVFGVSRDDQGSHAQFKEKYGLPFQLLVDTNGAITKAYDVDGGGYSKRVTYIIDAEGKISHVDDKVNTASHASDILCVVG